One region of Campylobacter concisus genomic DNA includes:
- a CDS encoding MqnA/MqnD/SBP family protein, whose translation MYAAVKFGWVSSKNLAFTSKALDIETLNEEALKGTYEATAISFALYPKICDEYALLRCAVSFGNGYGPKLIKLKNKQLKRNFKVALSGKNTTNALLFRIAYPEARIVYKNFLEIENAVLSGEVDAGVLIHESILNFSGELCVEREIWDIWSELNGENLPLPLGGMALRRSLPITDAIECERVLSEAVRIATSHKPFLSHMLMERNLIRVGKDELKTYLNLYANDESISMNETQLKALNKLYQIGYDKGFFEKPIDVNDYLIPTEYNEVRFS comes from the coding sequence ATGTATGCCGCGGTCAAATTTGGCTGGGTTAGCAGTAAAAATTTAGCCTTCACATCAAAGGCGCTTGATATCGAAACGCTAAACGAAGAGGCGCTAAAAGGCACTTATGAGGCCACAGCGATCAGCTTTGCACTCTATCCAAAAATTTGCGACGAGTATGCGCTTTTACGCTGCGCGGTGAGCTTTGGCAATGGATATGGCCCAAAGCTTATCAAGCTAAAAAATAAGCAGCTAAAGCGAAATTTCAAGGTCGCGCTCTCTGGCAAAAACACGACAAATGCCCTGCTCTTTCGTATCGCCTATCCAGAAGCAAGGATAGTTTATAAAAATTTCCTTGAGATCGAAAATGCTGTGCTTAGCGGCGAAGTCGATGCTGGCGTACTAATACATGAAAGCATCTTAAATTTCTCAGGCGAGCTCTGTGTCGAGCGTGAAATTTGGGATATCTGGAGTGAACTAAACGGCGAAAATTTACCGCTCCCACTTGGTGGCATGGCACTTAGACGAAGCCTACCGATAACTGACGCGATCGAATGCGAGAGGGTGCTTAGCGAGGCCGTTAGGATCGCCACTTCTCACAAGCCATTTTTATCTCACATGCTAATGGAGCGAAACCTCATCAGAGTTGGCAAAGACGAGCTAAAAACATATCTAAATTTATACGCAAATGACGAGTCTATAAGCATGAACGAAACTCAGTTAAAAGCGCTAAATAAGCTCTATCAAATAGGCTACGATAAAGGTTTTTTTGAAAAGCCGATCGACGTAAACGACTACCTTATACCTACTGAATATAACGAAGTAAGGTTTAGCTAA
- a CDS encoding addiction module antitoxin, which produces MSEFLAEVLTLSILFIMIGFYAVYRAKKAQSEHEKNVASYDKNLLNFAKILGVQNHIDLVKFDEILAEALKEKLIFKFNKSTSQEEFISFIKDENFKNKPQISQNHIDEAFLNLCASSLVEPLKLAILKNEDQIYGFLFEKEQLFALIDSAALLGENIIICE; this is translated from the coding sequence ATGAGTGAGTTTTTAGCAGAAGTTTTAACACTTTCTATTTTGTTTATTATGATTGGTTTTTATGCCGTTTATAGGGCTAAAAAGGCACAAAGCGAGCATGAGAAAAATGTGGCTAGTTATGATAAAAATCTGCTAAATTTCGCCAAAATTTTAGGTGTTCAAAATCACATAGACCTAGTTAAATTTGATGAAATTTTGGCTGAAGCCTTAAAAGAAAAACTAATTTTTAAATTTAATAAATCCACCTCACAAGAAGAATTTATATCTTTTATAAAAGATGAAAATTTTAAAAATAAGCCCCAAATTTCACAAAATCATATCGATGAAGCTTTTTTAAACCTTTGTGCAAGCTCGCTTGTAGAGCCACTAAAGCTTGCGATACTAAAAAATGAAGATCAAATTTATGGATTTTTATTTGAAAAAGAGCAGCTTTTTGCCCTTATTGATAGCGCTGCACTGCTTGGCGAAAATATTATAATTTGCGAGTAA
- the fliQ gene encoding flagellar biosynthesis protein FliQ, giving the protein MQSTLVSLGVETFKIALYISLPMLLSGLIAGLIISIFQATTQINETTLSFVPKILLVVVVIIFLMPWMISMMVEFTTRMFDFIPEFIQ; this is encoded by the coding sequence ATGCAAAGCACGCTTGTCTCACTTGGAGTTGAAACATTTAAGATCGCCCTTTACATTAGCCTTCCGATGCTGTTAAGCGGCCTAATAGCAGGTCTTATCATCTCCATTTTTCAAGCGACTACGCAGATAAATGAAACCACGCTAAGCTTTGTGCCAAAAATTTTGCTAGTCGTCGTTGTTATCATATTTTTGATGCCTTGGATGATCTCTATGATGGTTGAGTTTACCACTCGCATGTTTGATTTTATACCGGAATTTATCCAGTGA
- a CDS encoding chemotaxis protein, which yields MKFIKILMFLALFLTVCTAANYANAFEKVGIFEDGVYRFSENGLGANKDLLIKVISVQNLDSSRKKIISMLNIPKKSKITDFKTSDAGVIVWPFYEFDGKFITTIIVENIKKEDSDQKLLKMLELKHPFYSTILARRKGAKDAIDVKYMLNFKEAKLVKSFQSRP from the coding sequence ATGAAATTTATAAAAATTTTAATGTTTCTAGCGCTTTTTCTAACCGTTTGCACCGCCGCAAACTACGCTAATGCCTTTGAAAAGGTTGGTATCTTTGAAGACGGAGTTTATCGATTTAGTGAAAATGGACTCGGAGCGAACAAAGACCTGCTTATAAAGGTGATCTCAGTACAAAACTTGGACAGCTCCCGCAAAAAGATTATCTCCATGCTAAATATCCCTAAAAAATCTAAAATCACGGACTTTAAAACAAGCGATGCTGGCGTAATAGTATGGCCATTTTACGAGTTTGATGGCAAATTTATAACGACAATAATCGTTGAAAATATAAAAAAAGAAGATAGCGATCAAAAACTGCTTAAGATGCTTGAGCTTAAGCATCCATTTTACTCAACGATCTTAGCTCGAAGAAAAGGGGCTAAAGACGCCATAGACGTAAAATACATGCTAAATTTCAAAGAGGCAAAGCTGGTAAAATCGTTTCAGAGCCGCCCTTAA
- a CDS encoding molybdate ABC transporter permease subunit yields the protein MQELSWLFDPLILSIKVILCQGALLVVFGLALAYLLAFYKGKLRAVLEMIVTFPLIFPPIATGFLLLYLLGKNGIFGKALNLEIIFSFKALVLAAFIASLPLFVKPVASALGSLSKSLSEAAYSLGKDKFQTAIFVLFPCVAKSVATAFILAISRGLGEVGITLILGGNIIGKTDTISLAIYNAVYDGKSDEALILSLVLVVLSFILFGIINLLDKSKI from the coding sequence TTGCAAGAGCTCTCTTGGCTGTTTGATCCTCTGATTTTAAGCATAAAGGTCATTTTGTGCCAAGGGGCTTTGCTCGTCGTTTTTGGGCTAGCTTTAGCTTATCTTTTGGCCTTTTATAAAGGTAAACTTAGAGCCGTTTTAGAGATGATCGTAACTTTTCCACTCATCTTTCCGCCCATTGCGACTGGATTTTTACTGCTTTATCTGCTTGGCAAAAATGGCATCTTCGGTAAGGCTTTAAATTTAGAAATTATTTTTAGCTTTAAGGCCCTTGTTTTAGCTGCTTTTATAGCTTCGTTGCCACTATTTGTAAAGCCTGTCGCTTCTGCTCTTGGCTCACTTTCAAAAAGCCTAAGCGAAGCAGCATATAGCCTTGGAAAAGATAAATTTCAAACAGCTATTTTCGTGCTCTTTCCATGTGTTGCAAAAAGCGTAGCGACGGCTTTTATTTTAGCGATCTCGCGTGGGCTTGGCGAGGTTGGAATAACACTAATTTTGGGTGGTAATATCATAGGCAAAACAGACACTATCTCTCTTGCCATTTATAATGCCGTATACGATGGTAAAAGTGATGAAGCGCTGATTTTAAGCCTTGTTTTGGTTGTATTAAGCTTTATTTTGTTTGGGATTATAAATTTGCTTGATAAAAGTAAAATTTAA
- a CDS encoding efflux RND transporter permease subunit — protein sequence MRQIFKFIIAKNKLIIALILALSVVFGYLSTKLSVDASAETLLLEHDPDLKAYREIAKRYDSPGFLVVAFTPKDDLFSPKNLELIKNLGDELAKNDMVNSVISIINIPLLNSVKGGITGILDHTPTLQDKDINISKAKLEFAKSPIYSGNLISKDLKTTAIALNLKQDEKFNELVNERNLLSQKESNGTITQAERLKLEALAYEFKAYRDELRKSDHENLEAIKATIAKFNANDELFLGGANMIADDMIGFIKSDLLVYGLSVLALLSFSLWLFFRQVRWIVLPMFICAVSAIFTTGIFGIFDWEVTVISSNYIALQLIITISTVIHLVVSYREFYAKHPKYSQNQLIYLTLRDKFSPSFWAIFTTVIGFSSLMSADIKPVIMLGIMMSTGISVSLVLAFLLFGAINVNLNKLAPIRTFENSFKFTKYCANLALNSRKVIYVVCALVVCFGVYGISKIKVENSFIGYFKESTEIRQGMQVIDTKLGGTIPVDVIVKFKEQKQEKNAEQDEFENEFESNAKDAKYWFNSYHTRVAEKIHDYLKEQKFVGHVSSLATLIKAIKELNNGASDDFLLAAMYEKLPQNYKNILLSPYVSVEDDELRFSIRIVDSDSELRRNLFLKELREGLAQLTKNDNVSIEVAGMMVLYNNMLQNLLSSQVDTFGLTVAILFVIFCFIFRSIKLATIAIVSNLIPLCTLFGVMGFFGIPLDVMSITIAAISIGIGVDDIIHYIHRFKEEMLTKSVFESIKVAHASIGYAMYYTSFTIFLGFSVMITSNFIPTIYFGLLTDLVMVFMLLGALIILPSLIASFVKKRDI from the coding sequence ATGCGACAAATTTTTAAATTTATCATTGCTAAAAACAAGCTTATTATTGCTCTGATTTTAGCTTTAAGCGTAGTTTTTGGCTATCTTAGCACCAAGCTTAGCGTTGATGCGTCAGCTGAAACGCTACTACTTGAGCACGACCCTGACTTAAAAGCTTATAGAGAGATAGCCAAACGCTACGACTCACCCGGATTTTTAGTGGTTGCTTTTACACCAAAAGATGATCTTTTTTCACCTAAAAATTTAGAACTTATCAAAAATTTAGGTGATGAACTAGCTAAAAACGATATGGTAAATAGCGTCATCTCTATAATAAATATTCCGCTTTTAAATAGTGTAAAAGGCGGGATTACTGGTATCTTAGATCATACTCCAACGCTGCAAGATAAAGATATAAATATTTCAAAAGCGAAGCTCGAGTTTGCCAAAAGTCCGATTTACAGCGGAAATTTGATAAGCAAAGATCTAAAAACCACAGCAATTGCTCTAAATTTAAAACAAGATGAGAAATTTAATGAGCTTGTAAATGAAAGAAATTTACTTAGCCAAAAAGAGTCAAACGGCACTATCACACAAGCTGAGCGACTTAAGCTAGAGGCTCTTGCCTATGAGTTTAAAGCCTACCGAGATGAGCTTAGAAAGAGCGATCACGAAAACCTTGAGGCTATAAAAGCAACCATAGCTAAATTTAACGCAAATGACGAGCTATTCTTAGGCGGTGCAAATATGATCGCCGATGATATGATAGGCTTTATAAAGAGCGATCTTTTGGTCTATGGCCTAAGCGTACTTGCTCTTCTTAGCTTTAGTTTGTGGCTATTTTTCAGGCAGGTTAGATGGATAGTTTTGCCGATGTTTATATGTGCCGTAAGTGCCATTTTTACGACCGGAATTTTTGGTATATTTGACTGGGAAGTGACGGTCATTAGCTCAAACTACATCGCACTTCAACTCATCATTACTATTTCAACTGTGATTCATCTTGTCGTTAGCTATAGAGAATTTTACGCAAAGCATCCAAAATATAGCCAAAATCAGCTAATTTATCTAACGCTTCGTGATAAATTCTCTCCATCTTTTTGGGCGATATTTACCACGGTTATTGGCTTTAGCTCGCTTATGAGTGCTGACATAAAGCCAGTTATCATGCTTGGCATTATGATGAGCACTGGCATTAGCGTTTCGCTTGTGCTTGCATTTTTGCTATTTGGCGCGATAAATGTAAATTTAAACAAATTAGCTCCCATTAGAACCTTTGAAAATAGCTTTAAATTTACAAAATACTGTGCAAATTTAGCACTAAACTCAAGAAAGGTCATCTATGTAGTTTGCGCTCTAGTTGTCTGCTTTGGTGTTTATGGTATCAGCAAGATAAAGGTTGAAAATAGCTTTATAGGCTACTTTAAAGAAAGCACAGAAATTCGCCAAGGAATGCAAGTCATTGATACCAAGCTTGGCGGCACGATACCAGTTGATGTGATAGTGAAATTTAAAGAGCAAAAACAAGAAAAAAATGCCGAGCAAGATGAGTTTGAAAATGAGTTTGAAAGCAACGCTAAGGATGCAAAATACTGGTTTAATAGCTATCACACAAGGGTTGCTGAGAAGATTCACGACTATTTAAAAGAGCAAAAATTTGTCGGACATGTAAGCTCGCTAGCAACCCTTATAAAAGCCATAAAAGAGCTAAATAACGGTGCGAGTGATGATTTTTTATTAGCTGCGATGTATGAGAAATTACCACAAAATTATAAAAATATCTTATTAAGTCCTTATGTAAGCGTTGAAGATGATGAGCTTAGATTTAGTATAAGGATCGTCGATAGCGACTCCGAGCTTAGACGAAATTTATTTCTAAAAGAGCTTAGAGAAGGGCTAGCACAGCTTACTAAAAATGACAATGTAAGCATAGAAGTGGCCGGCATGATGGTGCTTTATAATAATATGCTTCAAAATTTACTTAGCTCACAAGTTGATACTTTTGGACTAACTGTCGCTATACTTTTTGTCATATTTTGCTTTATTTTTAGAAGCATAAAGCTAGCAACCATTGCGATAGTTTCAAATTTAATCCCGCTTTGCACGCTCTTTGGCGTGATGGGATTTTTTGGTATTCCGCTTGATGTGATGAGTATCACGATCGCAGCCATTAGCATTGGTATCGGTGTTGATGATATCATTCACTATATCCACCGCTTTAAAGAAGAAATGCTTACAAAAAGTGTTTTTGAGAGCATTAAAGTCGCACACGCAAGCATCGGATATGCGATGTATTACACATCATTCACTATTTTTCTTGGTTTTAGTGTGATGATAACCAGTAACTTTATCCCGACCATATATTTTGGCTTACTAACCGATCTTGTTATGGTATTTATGCTTCTTGGCGCACTAATCATCTTACCAAGCCTCATTGCAAGCTTTGTAAAAAAGCGCGATATTTAA
- the modA gene encoding molybdate ABC transporter substrate-binding protein, giving the protein MKKFLLLMVAIFAFGNENLLVSAGGGYKKIVEAVAQNLKKDGVNIDTSFANITAIMAQAKEGKTDVIVGDEDFLKKSDLKIAEYVNLGSGALVLATKKGVKIEKVEELKALSKIAMPDATKTVYGKRANEFMQKANLSGELKDKILAVAGVPQVVTYVLNGEVDAGFINQTELNAHKDDFGSFILIDKSLYAPANIVAAKLEGCDKKADCEKFLNELKSERSKEIYTKFGIR; this is encoded by the coding sequence ATGAAAAAGTTCTTACTTTTAATGGTCGCAATTTTTGCATTTGGCAATGAAAATTTGCTAGTAAGTGCTGGTGGCGGATATAAAAAGATAGTTGAGGCAGTCGCGCAAAATCTCAAAAAAGATGGCGTAAATATCGACACTTCTTTTGCGAACATCACAGCTATCATGGCTCAGGCAAAAGAGGGCAAAACTGACGTGATCGTGGGCGATGAGGACTTTTTGAAAAAGTCTGATCTAAAGATCGCTGAGTATGTAAATTTAGGCTCAGGTGCCTTGGTGCTGGCTACTAAAAAAGGTGTAAAAATAGAAAAAGTTGAAGAGCTAAAAGCACTTTCCAAGATCGCTATGCCAGATGCAACAAAGACGGTTTATGGCAAAAGAGCGAATGAATTTATGCAAAAAGCAAATTTAAGTGGCGAGCTAAAGGATAAAATTTTAGCGGTTGCCGGCGTGCCACAAGTCGTTACTTATGTATTAAACGGCGAAGTTGATGCTGGATTTATTAATCAGACCGAACTAAATGCACATAAAGACGATTTTGGTAGTTTTATCTTGATAGACAAATCGCTTTACGCTCCAGCAAACATTGTAGCTGCGAAGCTTGAAGGATGCGATAAAAAGGCTGATTGTGAGAAATTCTTAAATGAGCTAAAAAGCGAGAGATCAAAAGAAATTTACACTAAATTTGGCATAAGATAA
- a CDS encoding BON domain-containing protein produces the protein MILKFSVFVFLTLFFCSCSSVLSPATAPLNVYDAYSISRDKRGIYSITRDKFIQSKLQSKILFSKGLSNIDIEIEVFYGDAYLIGLVDSKELEDKLVELAKSTDGVRKIYTYLRIKKPEYPCDSLKILANLKQNLFKDSIVEGTNVRVSIVGCDVVFSGVVDSIEQEKHAIWYAKHIDGVADVYSFIKVIK, from the coding sequence CTGATTTTAAAATTTAGCGTTTTTGTATTTTTAACTCTATTTTTTTGCTCTTGCTCTTCGGTTCTTTCTCCAGCAACTGCGCCGCTAAATGTATATGATGCATACTCTATTTCACGCGATAAACGTGGTATTTACTCGATCACAAGAGATAAATTTATACAAAGCAAATTGCAAAGCAAAATTTTATTTTCAAAAGGTCTTAGTAATATCGATATCGAGATAGAGGTTTTTTACGGAGATGCTTATCTGATCGGACTTGTTGATAGTAAAGAGCTTGAAGATAAGCTGGTAGAACTGGCCAAAAGTACAGATGGTGTGCGAAAAATTTATACCTATCTTCGTATCAAAAAGCCAGAATATCCGTGCGATAGTCTAAAAATTCTTGCAAACTTAAAGCAAAATCTTTTTAAAGATAGTATAGTTGAGGGCACAAATGTGCGTGTTAGTATCGTTGGCTGTGATGTTGTATTTAGCGGCGTAGTTGATAGCATTGAGCAAGAAAAACATGCTATTTGGTACGCTAAGCATATTGATGGCGTGGCCGATGTCTACTCATTCATCAAAGTTATCAAATAA
- a CDS encoding UDP-N-acetylmuramate dehydrogenase — translation MTRLVDFSKFTSVRIGGVHEIFEVTSLEDLSSPHFSGSVMIGGGNNLLVSPNPPKMAMLGKSFDYINLEICDEKICLEIGAATKSAKIYNFCKQNNIASLEFLKNIPGTLGGLIKMNAGLLKFSISDNLTHVRLARGWVSKDEISFSYRHSSIDEAILGAKFKLQSGFDASISEAISAKRANQPKGASFGSCFVNPDGHFAGALIEAVGLKGHVIGGAKFSEEHANFLINFNHASFEDATNLINLAKARVLEKFGVELKTEVCIL, via the coding sequence GTGACGAGGCTCGTTGACTTTTCTAAATTTACCTCGGTTAGGATAGGCGGCGTGCATGAAATTTTTGAGGTTACAAGTCTTGAAGATCTAAGCTCACCTCACTTTTCAGGCTCTGTGATGATAGGCGGGGGCAACAACTTGCTTGTCTCGCCAAATCCCCCAAAAATGGCGATGCTTGGCAAGAGCTTTGACTACATAAATTTAGAAATTTGTGATGAAAAAATTTGCCTTGAGATAGGTGCTGCGACAAAATCAGCCAAAATTTATAACTTCTGCAAGCAAAACAACATAGCTAGCCTTGAGTTTTTAAAAAATATCCCAGGCACGCTTGGCGGACTTATCAAGATGAACGCTGGACTGCTTAAATTTAGCATAAGCGACAACCTCACGCATGTGCGTCTGGCTCGTGGCTGGGTAAGCAAAGATGAGATAAGCTTTAGCTACCGTCACAGCAGCATAGATGAGGCCATTTTGGGGGCTAAATTTAAGCTTCAAAGCGGCTTTGACGCAAGCATCTCTGAAGCCATAAGCGCAAAAAGGGCAAATCAACCAAAAGGAGCTAGCTTTGGCAGCTGTTTTGTAAATCCAGATGGGCACTTTGCAGGGGCATTGATTGAAGCAGTGGGGCTAAAGGGACACGTGATCGGCGGAGCGAAATTTAGCGAAGAGCACGCAAATTTCTTGATAAATTTTAACCACGCAAGCTTTGAAGACGCCACAAATCTTATAAATTTAGCAAAGGCTAGGGTTTTAGAGAAATTTGGCGTAGAGCTTAAGACTGAAGTTTGCATTTTATAA
- a CDS encoding nicotinate phosphoribosyltransferase, with translation MNELELKMQGKIKRLTDKTFKLDPRIGEGYFTAKYFLKVNEIIKQNLSNQHVTMQFFQRRDDIVLCGIDEVLAVINKFAKDPRELEIYALNDGDIINANEPVLKISGKYENFGFLENVIDATLTRRSCVATNSRDVIRAANGKDVFSMADRQDDIYTQPGDGYASFIGGIKKVATDAQGELTGLKGGGTMPHALIQMCGGDIVKASEIYAKTFENEKITALVDYNNDVITDALKAANALKERLGAVRVDTSKNLIDKYFEGKDTSKFDPHGVCKELIFALREALDKAGFKYVKIVVSSGFSPKIIEDFEAYNTPVDTYGVGSYLVKNDICGFTGDLVELNGKNEAKFGRKNFASDRLKRVKF, from the coding sequence ATGAACGAACTTGAGCTAAAGATGCAAGGCAAGATAAAAAGGCTAACAGACAAGACCTTTAAGCTAGATCCAAGGATCGGCGAGGGCTACTTTACTGCGAAATATTTTCTAAAAGTAAATGAGATAATTAAGCAAAATTTGTCAAATCAGCACGTGACGATGCAGTTTTTCCAAAGGCGCGATGATATCGTGCTTTGTGGCATTGACGAGGTTTTAGCCGTCATCAATAAATTTGCCAAAGACCCAAGGGAGCTTGAAATTTATGCGCTTAATGATGGCGATATCATAAACGCAAACGAGCCAGTTTTAAAAATAAGCGGCAAGTATGAAAATTTTGGCTTTTTAGAAAATGTGATCGATGCGACGCTTACTAGAAGAAGCTGCGTGGCGACAAACTCAAGAGATGTGATAAGAGCGGCAAATGGCAAGGACGTCTTTAGCATGGCAGACAGGCAAGATGACATCTACACGCAACCAGGTGACGGCTATGCTTCATTTATCGGCGGCATCAAAAAGGTCGCCACAGATGCTCAGGGCGAGCTTACTGGGCTAAAAGGTGGTGGCACCATGCCTCATGCACTCATTCAAATGTGCGGTGGAGATATAGTAAAAGCTTCAGAAATTTATGCTAAGACCTTTGAAAATGAGAAGATCACGGCATTGGTTGATTATAACAACGATGTGATAACGGACGCCTTAAAGGCTGCAAATGCCCTAAAAGAGAGGCTTGGCGCGGTTAGAGTGGATACTAGTAAAAATTTAATTGATAAGTATTTTGAAGGCAAAGATACGAGCAAATTTGACCCGCATGGCGTTTGCAAGGAGCTTATATTTGCTCTAAGAGAGGCGCTTGATAAAGCTGGTTTTAAATACGTCAAAATCGTCGTTAGCTCAGGATTTAGTCCTAAGATTATAGAAGATTTTGAAGCTTATAACACGCCGGTTGATACTTATGGCGTGGGAAGCTATCTTGTTAAAAATGATATTTGTGGCTTTACAGGCGATCTAGTCGAGCTAAACGGCAAAAATGAGGCTAAATTTGGCAGAAAAAATTTCGCTTCAGATAGACTAAAGAGAGTTAAGTTTTAA